A single region of the Leptolyngbya subtilissima AS-A7 genome encodes:
- the rimO gene encoding 30S ribosomal protein S12 methylthiotransferase RimO, which translates to MGLKPTVAFNHLGCEKNRVDTEHMLGLLVQAGYQVDANEELADYVVVNTCSFIQEAREESVRTLVELAAAQKKVVITGCLAQHFQNELLEEIPEAVALVGTGDYNRIVEVIERAEAGERVKIVSPEPTYIADETVPRYRTTASSVAYLRVAEGCDYRCAFCIIPHLRGNQRSRTIESIVAEAHQLAAEGVQELVLISQITTNYGMDLYGKPRLAELLRALGEVDVPWVRMHYAYPTGLTPEVLAAIRETPNVLPYLDLPLQHSHPEVLRAMNRPWQGQVNDNVIHRIKEALPEAVLRTTFIVGFPGETEAHVEHLLEFVERHRFDHVGVFSFSAEEGTPAYSLPNQVPQDERDRRREALMLAQQPIAWEHNRAHIGRVVDVLIEQENPATGMAIGRSDRFAPEVDGLVYVTGTAPLNQIVPVKITAADTYDLFGEIVAIPSAESLLSLAR; encoded by the coding sequence ATGGGGCTGAAGCCAACGGTTGCGTTTAACCACCTGGGCTGCGAAAAAAACCGGGTTGATACCGAGCACATGCTCGGTTTGCTAGTGCAGGCGGGCTATCAAGTCGATGCCAACGAAGAGTTGGCCGACTACGTTGTAGTCAACACCTGTAGTTTTATCCAAGAAGCGCGGGAAGAGTCGGTGCGCACCTTGGTTGAGCTGGCTGCTGCTCAAAAGAAAGTCGTGATCACAGGCTGTCTGGCCCAGCACTTTCAAAATGAGTTGCTAGAAGAAATTCCTGAGGCCGTGGCCTTAGTCGGCACTGGCGACTACAACCGCATTGTGGAAGTGATTGAGCGGGCCGAAGCGGGCGAGCGGGTGAAGATTGTTTCTCCTGAACCCACTTACATTGCTGATGAAACCGTGCCTCGTTACCGCACTACCGCCTCTAGCGTGGCCTACCTGCGGGTGGCGGAGGGCTGTGACTACCGCTGCGCGTTCTGCATTATTCCGCACCTGCGCGGCAACCAGCGATCGCGCACCATTGAGTCTATCGTGGCCGAGGCCCACCAGCTGGCTGCCGAGGGCGTACAGGAGCTGGTTCTGATCTCCCAAATTACCACCAACTACGGCATGGACCTCTACGGCAAGCCTCGCCTGGCCGAGCTGCTGCGGGCGTTGGGTGAAGTAGACGTGCCCTGGGTGCGCATGCACTACGCCTACCCCACCGGCCTCACTCCCGAGGTGCTGGCCGCCATTCGAGAAACCCCCAACGTGCTGCCCTACCTCGATCTGCCCCTGCAGCACTCGCACCCCGAGGTGCTGCGGGCCATGAACCGTCCGTGGCAGGGACAGGTTAACGACAATGTTATCCACCGTATTAAAGAGGCTCTTCCCGAGGCTGTGCTGCGCACCACCTTTATCGTTGGCTTTCCTGGTGAAACCGAGGCCCACGTTGAGCATCTGCTGGAGTTTGTAGAGCGCCATCGCTTTGACCACGTTGGCGTGTTCAGCTTCTCCGCTGAGGAAGGCACCCCTGCCTACAGCCTGCCCAACCAGGTACCCCAGGACGAGCGCGATCGCCGTCGTGAGGCGCTCATGCTGGCCCAGCAGCCCATTGCTTGGGAGCATAACCGCGCCCACATTGGCCGCGTAGTAGATGTGTTGATTGAGCAAGAGAACCCAGCCACGGGCATGGCGATCGGTCGTAGCGATCGCTTTGCTCCTGAGGTTGACGGTCTGGTCTACGTGACCGGCACCGCTCCCCTCAACCAGATTGTCCCTGTGAAAATTACTGCCGCTGACACCTACGACTTGTTTGGCGAAATCGTCGCGATCCCATCCGCAGAGTCCTTGCTAAGCCTGGCTCGCTGA
- the btpA gene encoding photosystem I biogenesis protein BtpA: MDLIKVFNTHNPVIGVLHLLPLPTSPRWQGDLQAVVDRAEQEATALASGGVHGIIVENFFDAPFTKGAVDPAVVSAMGLVVQRLQTLVTVPIGINVLRNDARSALAIATCTGAAFIRVNVLTGVMATDQGLIEGCAHDLLRYRKELGSSVQILADVLVKHARPLGSPNLTTAVQETIHRGLADGIILSGWATGSPPSLEDLELAKAAAGDRPVFIGSGADVDNIGTLMKAADGVIVASSLKRQGDVNQPIDPIRVGQFVEAMQESLQALEGNLTLPTMVAS; encoded by the coding sequence GTGGACTTAATCAAAGTCTTTAACACCCACAACCCGGTCATTGGGGTATTGCACCTGCTGCCCCTGCCAACGTCTCCCCGCTGGCAGGGAGACCTACAGGCTGTTGTCGATCGCGCCGAGCAGGAGGCCACGGCCCTCGCCTCGGGCGGCGTGCACGGCATTATTGTGGAAAACTTTTTTGACGCCCCTTTTACTAAGGGGGCCGTGGACCCAGCGGTGGTCAGCGCCATGGGTCTGGTGGTGCAGCGCTTGCAGACCCTGGTCACAGTGCCCATCGGTATCAACGTACTGCGCAACGATGCCCGTAGTGCTCTAGCGATCGCCACTTGCACTGGGGCTGCTTTCATTCGGGTCAACGTGCTTACGGGCGTGATGGCTACTGACCAGGGATTGATCGAAGGCTGCGCCCACGATCTGCTGCGCTACCGCAAAGAGCTGGGCAGCTCAGTGCAGATTCTGGCCGATGTGCTGGTCAAGCATGCCCGACCCCTGGGATCGCCCAACCTCACCACGGCGGTGCAGGAGACGATCCACCGAGGTCTGGCGGACGGCATTATTTTGTCGGGCTGGGCGACGGGCAGCCCGCCCAGCCTAGAAGATTTAGAACTGGCTAAGGCTGCAGCGGGCGATCGCCCTGTCTTCATTGGTAGCGGTGCCGATGTCGACAACATCGGCACTCTAATGAAAGCTGCCGACGGCGTAATTGTCGCCAGCTCCCTCAAACGCCAGGGCGACGTTAACCAGCCCATCGATCCCATTCGCGTGGGGCAGTTTGTAGAGGCCATGCAGGAAAGCCTGCAAGCGCTGGAGGGCAATCTCACTCTACCGACCATGGTGGCCTCCTAG
- a CDS encoding vitamin K epoxide reductase family protein, which translates to MRRRRQESRWIHRWSRWLVAGIALIGVLGTGYLTVAKLTGGGTCPTEGCDRVLSSPWGTVFGLPLTLFGCLAYGTMLVLAVAPLLVNADTNKPLRQKLETWTWPLMFMLASAMLVFSGYLMTVLAFELQAVCPYCIGSALFALSMFVIILLGNRWDDLGQIAFIGLIVGVVTIISTLAVYAPINAAGSPSSNVAGQAGPPITSASGPAEVALANHLKEVGATMYGAWWCPHCHDQKQLFGAEAATAINYVECAEDGQNSQVAVCRSKPEITGFPSWEINGEFYPGTQSLERLAELTNYSGPTNF; encoded by the coding sequence ATGAGACGTCGTCGTCAAGAAAGCCGTTGGATTCATCGCTGGTCGCGCTGGCTGGTGGCGGGGATCGCTTTGATTGGTGTTCTGGGTACGGGTTATCTGACCGTTGCCAAGCTGACTGGCGGGGGAACCTGTCCTACAGAAGGGTGCGATCGCGTGCTTTCTAGCCCCTGGGGCACCGTATTTGGCCTACCCCTGACGCTGTTTGGCTGCTTGGCCTACGGCACCATGCTAGTGCTGGCCGTTGCCCCCCTCCTAGTTAACGCCGATACAAACAAACCCCTGCGCCAGAAGCTTGAAACTTGGACCTGGCCGCTGATGTTTATGCTGGCCTCGGCCATGCTGGTGTTTAGCGGCTATTTGATGACGGTGCTGGCCTTTGAGCTACAGGCGGTTTGCCCCTACTGCATTGGCTCGGCGCTGTTCGCCCTCTCCATGTTTGTGATTATTTTGCTGGGCAATCGCTGGGATGACCTAGGTCAGATCGCCTTTATTGGCCTGATTGTGGGTGTCGTCACTATCATCTCTACTCTGGCTGTTTACGCCCCTATCAACGCCGCAGGTAGCCCTAGCAGCAACGTTGCCGGGCAGGCTGGGCCACCGATTACCAGCGCCTCTGGCCCCGCCGAAGTTGCCTTGGCTAACCACCTTAAAGAGGTCGGCGCGACGATGTATGGCGCTTGGTGGTGCCCCCACTGCCACGACCAAAAACAGCTGTTTGGAGCCGAAGCTGCCACCGCAATCAACTATGTAGAATGTGCAGAAGACGGCCAAAATTCTCAGGTCGCTGTGTGTCGATCAAAACCCGAAATCACCGGATTCCCCAGCTGGGAGATCAACGGCGAGTTTTATCCGGGCACCCAAAGCCTGGAGCGTCTGGCGGAGCTGACAAACTACAGCGGGCCAACAAATTTTTAG
- a CDS encoding DUF2809 domain-containing protein, with protein MSKFNAKYFYLAVLLFLVETLIAIFLDDRIIRPLIGDILVVVLIYCFIKVFWQIRPITAALGVFAFACLIEGLQYLQLVDRLGLRDNRLIATVLGTTFDSKDILAYAIGAALVLIAEYRSAAPGRWNM; from the coding sequence ATGAGCAAATTTAATGCCAAGTATTTCTATCTCGCGGTTTTGTTGTTTCTGGTTGAAACCTTGATCGCGATTTTTCTAGACGATCGCATCATTCGCCCCCTCATTGGCGATATTTTGGTTGTCGTTCTTATCTACTGCTTCATCAAAGTCTTTTGGCAAATTCGGCCTATCACTGCGGCATTGGGAGTCTTTGCCTTTGCCTGCCTTATTGAAGGGCTGCAATATCTTCAGTTGGTCGATCGCCTCGGACTGCGCGACAACCGGCTGATAGCAACCGTGCTCGGCACCACCTTTGATAGCAAAGACATTTTGGCCTATGCGATCGGTGCTGCCCTAGTGCTGATTGCCGAGTATCGCTCTGCGGCACCTGGCCGATGGAACATGTAG
- a CDS encoding tellurite resistance TerB family protein gives MLKLSLVDHQPTKGRTTLLMDWRNMPKRRLPRGGGTQVALSPELAVAMIGLFSAFADGEVSSDAEAYALGEMVSCIDLYSEYTEEDFADLGAEIGNLINEAGVEAVVSQAIETIKDEGVEEAAFIIALVVLVADGEVPEDEQEFIDDLRQALRISVERADEIVSELFSEAEEEEEYDESEEEE, from the coding sequence ATGCTGAAGCTAAGCCTGGTTGACCATCAACCGACCAAGGGCCGCACAACATTATTAATGGATTGGAGAAACATGCCTAAACGCAGATTACCGCGTGGTGGTGGTACTCAAGTTGCCTTGAGCCCAGAGCTAGCAGTGGCCATGATTGGTCTATTTTCAGCGTTTGCCGACGGTGAAGTGTCTAGCGATGCAGAAGCCTATGCGCTGGGTGAGATGGTCAGCTGCATCGATCTCTATTCTGAATATACGGAAGAAGACTTTGCCGACTTGGGTGCTGAGATCGGCAACCTCATCAACGAAGCTGGGGTTGAAGCTGTCGTCTCCCAAGCCATTGAGACGATTAAAGATGAGGGCGTAGAAGAAGCCGCCTTTATTATTGCGCTAGTTGTTCTCGTTGCAGACGGCGAAGTGCCCGAAGATGAGCAAGAGTTTATCGATGACTTGCGCCAGGCCCTCCGGATCTCTGTTGAACGAGCCGACGAAATCGTGAGCGAACTTTTCTCTGAAGCAGAGGAAGAGGAAGAATACGACGAGAGCGAAGAAGAAGAGTAA
- a CDS encoding CapA family protein gives MTIADLTQLSQWPEAQRGNMAAIADLLTTALDDPALRVEVSWRDRTLYVLLTTPHRDGLSQQLDRIHAVVTALALPDIAELKVVDGTDRPLEHRWQQVFSLDAAASTPSVTALADKPSPEERAAGIAPTIDRRSVESAPAPAASSPHRWRWRALPIVMVLGFGLAAGVTQWRYDQQRVPSSTQSLPAPAADGVSQAIVPLLPAASTAALALPDLAVPVALTIKAVGDIIPGTDYQRYRLPEDWQYLFGSIQYHLGEADITFGNFESTLTEVPSSAKDTGSANTFAFRTPPWYASVLKEAGFDVLSVANNHSMDFFEQGFTDTIAHIEAAGMKAVGRKGEILYVEAQGQTVAFIGFSNYQEHNQVQDIEAAIALVETANAQADIVVVSFHAGKEGTDATVTRDQDELFYSENRGNVVRFSRAVVDHGADLVLGHGPHVPRAIELYSNKLIAYSLGNFLGYRSLSTVGPLGTSLILQTNLDAQGNFVSGRIIPVALDRNGVPYLDDHFGGVVLVRQFTQRDFPDTPLALDDLGYIWPR, from the coding sequence GTGACTATTGCTGACCTGACCCAACTGTCTCAATGGCCCGAGGCTCAGCGGGGCAACATGGCCGCGATCGCCGATCTGCTCACCACCGCCCTGGATGATCCAGCGCTGCGAGTAGAGGTTTCTTGGCGCGATCGCACCCTCTACGTACTGCTCACCACCCCTCACCGCGATGGACTGTCCCAGCAGCTCGATCGCATTCACGCCGTAGTGACAGCCCTCGCTCTGCCTGACATCGCCGAACTCAAGGTGGTAGATGGCACCGATCGCCCCCTGGAACACCGTTGGCAGCAGGTCTTTAGCCTAGATGCCGCTGCCTCAACGCCTTCAGTCACCGCCCTTGCCGATAAGCCGTCACCGGAGGAGCGGGCCGCGGGAATCGCGCCCACCATCGATCGCCGCTCAGTGGAATCAGCGCCAGCGCCAGCGGCCTCTAGTCCTCACCGCTGGCGCTGGAGAGCATTGCCTATAGTGATGGTGCTCGGGTTTGGCTTGGCCGCTGGGGTTACTCAATGGCGTTACGACCAGCAACGCGTACCTAGCTCAACCCAGTCACTACCTGCCCCTGCAGCAGATGGTGTGTCTCAGGCGATCGTGCCCCTGCTGCCGGCAGCATCTACCGCAGCCTTGGCGCTCCCCGATCTGGCAGTTCCCGTAGCCCTAACTATCAAAGCCGTGGGCGACATCATTCCCGGTACTGACTACCAGCGCTACCGGCTACCCGAAGACTGGCAATACCTGTTCGGCAGCATTCAATACCACCTAGGCGAAGCCGATATTACCTTCGGCAATTTTGAAAGCACCCTCACCGAAGTGCCCAGCAGCGCCAAAGATACAGGCAGTGCCAATACCTTCGCCTTTCGCACCCCGCCCTGGTACGCCAGTGTACTCAAAGAAGCCGGCTTTGACGTTCTGAGCGTGGCCAACAACCACTCCATGGATTTCTTTGAGCAGGGCTTTACCGATACCATCGCCCACATCGAAGCGGCGGGTATGAAGGCCGTGGGCCGCAAAGGCGAAATTCTGTACGTCGAAGCCCAGGGGCAAACCGTAGCGTTCATCGGCTTTAGCAACTATCAAGAGCACAACCAGGTGCAGGATATAGAGGCTGCGATCGCCTTAGTAGAGACCGCCAATGCCCAGGCCGATATCGTCGTCGTCTCCTTCCACGCCGGTAAAGAGGGTACCGATGCCACCGTCACTCGCGATCAAGACGAGCTGTTCTACTCCGAAAATCGCGGCAACGTCGTGCGTTTCTCTCGCGCCGTTGTTGACCACGGAGCCGACTTAGTGCTGGGCCATGGTCCCCACGTTCCCAGAGCGATCGAGCTGTACAGCAACAAGCTGATTGCTTATTCCCTCGGAAATTTCCTCGGCTACCGCAGCCTCTCTACCGTTGGCCCCCTGGGCACCTCGCTGATTCTGCAAACCAACCTCGATGCCCAGGGCAACTTCGTTAGCGGCCGCATCATCCCCGTCGCCCTCGATCGCAACGGCGTCCCCTACCTCGACGATCACTTTGGCGGCGTGGTGTTGGTGCGCCAGTTTACCCAACGCGACTTTCCTGATACACCTTTAGCGCTCGATGATCTGGGCTACATCTGGCCCCGGTAA
- a CDS encoding serine/threonine-protein kinase gives MTASFPNLPPESRPLGGRYRLVQPLGSGGFGQTFSAQDLHLPGHPLCVVKQLKPQVTSAEELQTARRLFDTEAQTLYKLGTHPQIPGLLAHFEEGQEFYLAQELIEGHSLAEELGIPWTEAQVAAFLGDLLGILAFVHSHGVIHRDIKPSNLIRRASDRRLVLIDFGAVKQVSAQATALRSGLSHTISIGTQGYMPSEQVAGRPQFSSDIYAVGILGIQALTGYPPTELHPDPHSGELDWQHYAPQANPALLDVLEVMVRYDFRTRYTTAVEALADLRKLPPALSRYVPAAPTPQGQSPRTTVATVAVGRPRERTQLTAAAQVPAAQVPAARVPAAKAPMQRRESSSASWLPLAAGALAASVLAIAGLLGWQAWRSASSDPEAETPVATTPSAEAPAEAEPTVVESEPEVEAPAAPPEAAVESAEAEPEAPTAPEPEVVDAPEEEVVEPEPPAPPAPEGGELTPEAAQATVATLYSHVSSKSWDAARSQFSGPLAQQFDPGFFAQFDRVSVENLRVTGQTADSVEFVGENTYVYPDGSTQREQRSFTVQMLDGQPRIVGSSFGGVLESR, from the coding sequence ATGACCGCTTCGTTTCCCAACCTTCCGCCAGAATCTAGACCGCTGGGGGGCCGCTATCGGCTCGTGCAGCCCTTGGGCTCTGGGGGTTTTGGTCAAACCTTTAGCGCCCAAGACCTGCATCTGCCGGGGCATCCGCTCTGCGTGGTAAAGCAGCTCAAGCCTCAGGTGACCAGTGCTGAAGAGCTGCAAACGGCGCGGCGGCTGTTTGATACTGAGGCTCAGACCCTCTATAAGCTGGGGACGCACCCGCAGATTCCGGGACTGCTGGCCCACTTTGAGGAAGGGCAAGAGTTTTACCTGGCGCAGGAGCTAATCGAAGGTCACTCCCTGGCAGAGGAACTGGGCATCCCCTGGACCGAGGCCCAGGTCGCCGCCTTCCTGGGCGATTTGCTAGGAATTTTGGCCTTTGTTCATTCCCACGGTGTCATCCATCGCGACATCAAGCCCTCGAATTTGATCCGCCGCGCCAGCGATCGCCGCCTCGTCCTGATTGACTTTGGCGCAGTCAAGCAGGTGAGCGCCCAGGCCACCGCCCTGCGCTCTGGCCTCAGCCACACCATCTCCATTGGCACTCAAGGGTATATGCCCAGTGAGCAGGTGGCCGGACGGCCGCAGTTCAGCAGCGATATCTATGCCGTTGGAATTTTAGGCATTCAGGCCCTGACCGGCTACCCGCCGACCGAGCTGCATCCCGACCCCCATAGCGGTGAGCTAGATTGGCAGCACTACGCGCCCCAGGCTAATCCTGCCTTGCTGGATGTGTTGGAGGTGATGGTGCGCTACGACTTTCGCACCCGCTATACCACCGCTGTCGAGGCTCTGGCTGACTTAAGAAAATTGCCCCCAGCTCTGAGTCGGTATGTGCCAGCTGCTCCGACGCCCCAAGGGCAGTCTCCCCGCACCACTGTTGCCACCGTGGCGGTAGGGCGGCCGCGAGAACGAACTCAGCTGACAGCAGCAGCCCAGGTGCCAGCGGCTCAGGTGCCGGCAGCTAGGGTGCCAGCAGCTAAGGCGCCGATGCAGCGGCGAGAGTCGTCGTCAGCTAGCTGGTTGCCCTTAGCGGCAGGAGCCTTGGCGGCGTCTGTGCTGGCGATTGCCGGTCTGCTCGGCTGGCAGGCGTGGCGCTCAGCCTCCTCAGACCCAGAGGCTGAAACCCCTGTGGCCACGACTCCCTCCGCTGAGGCACCGGCCGAAGCTGAGCCTACAGTCGTTGAATCTGAGCCCGAAGTGGAAGCGCCTGCCGCACCCCCCGAGGCAGCTGTCGAATCGGCTGAGGCCGAGCCTGAGGCACCCACTGCCCCAGAGCCAGAGGTGGTCGATGCGCCAGAAGAAGAGGTTGTAGAACCTGAACCACCGGCTCCACCAGCTCCAGAGGGTGGCGAGCTAACGCCCGAGGCAGCTCAGGCGACGGTGGCAACTCTATATAGCCATGTTTCGAGTAAATCTTGGGATGCGGCGCGATCGCAGTTTAGCGGTCCGCTAGCGCAGCAGTTTGACCCAGGCTTTTTTGCCCAATTTGATCGTGTTTCAGTTGAGAATCTGCGAGTGACGGGGCAAACTGCCGACAGCGTTGAGTTTGTGGGCGAGAACACCTATGTTTATCCCGATGGCTCTACCCAACGAGAACAGCGATCGTTCACGGTACAAATGCTGGACGGGCAGCCTCGAATTGTTGGCTCTAGCTTTGGCGGGGTGCTGGAGTCTCGGTAG
- a CDS encoding GNAT family N-acetyltransferase, which yields MEIEPYASHHLDAVVRLALRVWAPVFDSIQTTMNAEVYQAFYPDQWRRSQQKAVEDVCAGEDTHVWVAKDADFVVGFVAVKLHPADSMDEIYMVAVDPEFQGRGIGSALTNFALGWMKEAGMAIAMVETGGDPGHAPARHTYEKAGFDLWPVARYFKKL from the coding sequence ATGGAAATCGAACCCTATGCCTCTCACCACCTCGATGCAGTTGTTCGGCTGGCGCTGCGGGTCTGGGCACCCGTCTTTGATTCAATTCAAACCACAATGAATGCCGAGGTGTATCAAGCGTTCTATCCCGATCAGTGGCGGAGGAGTCAGCAAAAGGCTGTCGAGGACGTCTGCGCTGGAGAAGACACCCATGTGTGGGTTGCCAAAGACGCCGATTTTGTTGTGGGGTTTGTCGCCGTCAAGCTGCACCCGGCAGACAGTATGGATGAGATCTATATGGTTGCCGTCGATCCAGAGTTTCAGGGTCGTGGCATTGGCAGCGCTCTGACAAACTTTGCTCTGGGCTGGATGAAAGAGGCTGGCATGGCGATCGCGATGGTTGAGACCGGTGGTGATCCTGGCCATGCCCCAGCCCGACATACTTACGAAAAGGCAGGCTTTGATCTGTGGCCAGTCGCTAGATACTTCAAAAAGCTCTAG
- a CDS encoding tetratricopeptide repeat protein, translated as MAQPYQALIDDIVAATLKGKIQSKQQVYRMLQAGIEPGGGELFERALATTLAALEPDLAPGSDEFKQAKALRQQRALRTIQGEWERWQAGNQATAVLTGVEAEILNAPPEERLSRLLAALDPNRDQPLSREQLGQLVRALKQAPVPSESVSAAETAPALATLADGLDQGLAAWQQLEGDVVGWIYAQGQQLGFSEPGEQSGPWQHWGKIVNNLALKRLFVDLAQHQTVTAAGVTAPLAVTDWIAWGVVLQRLQLALVNWFDRQPYDPQSGKRLSIATFLTFAVVWGQISDRLGQQGQRILSTGSFQLALQGLRQFANQSYFPLYGGLFTALSGEPLRALLEYLDQPLQAVPNTAVKARILTLLGYSQRALGNYSQAQRFHQQALEVAREAHDVPCEIASLNHLSRTSVAQQDFETAQGHSQRALILARQSGDRIGQANALANVGYSQVAQGQSQLLEAEQYETVLSYLEQGLALSEQVGDRPSQALCANSLGIAQLKLGQYRDAIESLQQGLQVAQAIGDRFLMASNFAHLAAAYQGDGNLEQAVLSGCLGMYLHHQIDSPEWRQPAALLSILYGQLGPETFEGILADHRRQFLAVIGVDGYDFLQPLLARYRESLE; from the coding sequence ATGGCTCAACCCTACCAGGCCCTCATTGATGACATAGTGGCCGCTACCCTCAAGGGCAAAATTCAGTCAAAACAGCAGGTCTACCGCATGCTGCAAGCAGGCATCGAGCCGGGCGGTGGCGAACTGTTTGAGCGGGCCTTGGCCACGACGCTGGCGGCTCTAGAGCCTGACCTGGCCCCCGGCAGTGACGAATTTAAGCAGGCCAAAGCCCTGCGCCAACAGCGTGCCCTCCGCACTATTCAGGGTGAATGGGAGCGCTGGCAGGCCGGCAACCAGGCTACAGCGGTGCTGACTGGCGTAGAAGCCGAAATTCTCAACGCACCGCCTGAAGAACGGCTGTCTCGCCTCCTCGCCGCCCTTGACCCCAACCGCGATCAGCCCCTCTCTCGAGAACAGCTGGGACAGCTGGTGCGGGCACTCAAGCAGGCTCCTGTGCCGTCCGAATCGGTCTCAGCTGCCGAGACTGCCCCAGCCCTGGCTACCCTGGCTGATGGGCTTGACCAGGGGCTGGCCGCTTGGCAGCAGCTCGAAGGCGACGTGGTGGGGTGGATCTATGCCCAGGGCCAGCAGCTGGGCTTTAGTGAACCTGGCGAGCAGTCTGGTCCGTGGCAGCACTGGGGCAAAATTGTGAATAACCTGGCGCTAAAACGCCTGTTTGTTGATCTGGCTCAGCATCAAACGGTCACTGCCGCTGGCGTGACGGCTCCCCTAGCCGTGACCGACTGGATTGCCTGGGGGGTGGTTTTGCAGCGCCTGCAGCTGGCCCTGGTGAACTGGTTCGATCGCCAGCCCTACGACCCCCAATCTGGCAAGCGGCTGTCGATCGCGACCTTTCTCACCTTTGCCGTGGTCTGGGGACAGATCTCTGACCGCCTGGGCCAGCAAGGGCAGCGCATTCTGTCGACGGGCTCGTTTCAGCTGGCGCTCCAGGGGCTGCGGCAGTTTGCTAACCAGAGCTATTTCCCACTCTACGGCGGTCTATTTACCGCTTTATCTGGGGAACCCCTCCGCGCCCTGCTAGAGTATCTTGATCAACCCCTGCAAGCCGTGCCCAACACGGCGGTAAAAGCCCGCATTCTCACCCTGCTGGGCTATTCACAGCGGGCGCTGGGCAACTATAGCCAGGCCCAGCGCTTTCACCAGCAGGCCCTGGAGGTGGCCCGCGAGGCCCACGATGTGCCTTGCGAAATCGCCAGTCTCAACCATCTCAGTCGCACCTCGGTGGCCCAGCAAGACTTTGAGACCGCCCAGGGTCACAGCCAGCGGGCGCTGATTTTGGCCCGCCAGAGCGGTGATCGCATCGGTCAAGCCAACGCCCTGGCCAACGTGGGCTACAGTCAGGTCGCCCAGGGTCAGTCTCAACTGCTGGAAGCCGAACAGTACGAAACCGTGCTCAGCTACCTAGAGCAGGGGCTAGCGCTGTCGGAGCAGGTGGGCGATCGCCCCAGCCAGGCCCTCTGCGCCAACAGTCTCGGCATCGCCCAGCTAAAGCTCGGGCAATATCGGGATGCGATCGAGTCTCTCCAGCAAGGACTCCAGGTAGCCCAGGCAATCGGCGATCGCTTTCTAATGGCCTCCAATTTTGCCCACCTCGCCGCCGCCTACCAGGGCGATGGCAACCTCGAACAAGCGGTGCTCAGCGGCTGCCTCGGCATGTACCTGCATCACCAGATCGACTCCCCCGAATGGCGGCAGCCCGCGGCCCTGCTCAGCATTCTCTATGGGCAACTGGGGCCAGAGACCTTTGAGGGCATTCTCGCCGACCACCGTCGCCAGTTTCTCGCCGTGATTGGCGTCGATGGCTACGACTTTTTGCAGCCCCTGCTGGCGCGCTATCGCGAGTCGCTGGAGTAG
- the tilS gene encoding tRNA lysidine(34) synthetase TilS, with the protein MGGVPWSTTHAGVHRLLKVRPLLPRGATGLLAVSGGQDSVCLLKLLVDLRPKWSWQLRAVHCDHRWRPDSAANANFVRQLCEGWGVPCEVVTADADYATEAQARHWRYWVFEVLARQARCSHVVTGHTASDRTETLLYNLLRGSGTDGLQALAWQRPLSQDSPVAVVRPLLGLTRQQTGEFCRQFDLPIWPDATNQDTGYARNRIRLELLPYLQQHFNPGVDVTLAHTAELLTAEVELLETMAGELYGASVSFPTGDSEAWRVQRSPLKTAPLALQRRVLRRLLQQVTPAQISFEHVEKLVALLAAPQGSQSDPFPGGLVAVVEGDWLVLKPSHAM; encoded by the coding sequence ATGGGTGGGGTTCCGTGGAGCACGACCCACGCTGGGGTGCATCGGCTGCTGAAAGTTCGTCCGCTGCTACCGCGAGGGGCGACAGGGTTGTTGGCGGTCTCGGGCGGGCAAGATTCGGTGTGCCTGCTCAAACTGCTGGTCGATCTGCGGCCCAAGTGGAGCTGGCAGCTACGGGCGGTGCACTGCGATCACCGCTGGCGGCCCGACTCGGCGGCCAACGCCAATTTTGTGCGGCAGCTCTGCGAAGGTTGGGGCGTTCCCTGTGAGGTGGTTACCGCCGATGCCGACTACGCCACCGAGGCCCAGGCTCGGCACTGGCGCTATTGGGTGTTTGAAGTTTTGGCCAGACAAGCACGCTGTAGCCACGTGGTGACGGGGCATACGGCAAGCGATCGCACCGAAACCCTGCTCTACAACCTGCTGCGGGGCAGCGGCACCGATGGCCTTCAAGCCCTGGCCTGGCAGCGGCCCCTCTCCCAAGACAGCCCCGTTGCCGTGGTGCGCCCCCTGCTCGGGCTGACGCGTCAGCAGACCGGAGAGTTTTGCCGCCAGTTTGACCTTCCCATCTGGCCCGATGCCACCAACCAAGACACCGGCTATGCCCGCAACCGCATTCGCCTAGAGCTATTGCCCTACCTGCAACAGCACTTCAACCCCGGGGTAGACGTGACCCTGGCCCATACAGCGGAACTGCTCACCGCTGAGGTTGAGCTGCTAGAGACGATGGCAGGCGAGTTGTATGGGGCATCGGTTTCCTTTCCCACTGGAGATAGCGAAGCGTGGAGAGTTCAGCGATCGCCCCTCAAAACCGCGCCGTTGGCCCTCCAGCGGCGGGTGCTGCGGCGGCTGCTTCAGCAGGTGACCCCAGCTCAGATCAGCTTTGAGCATGTTGAGAAACTCGTCGCCCTGCTTGCCGCCCCGCAGGGCAGCCAGAGCGATCCCTTCCCCGGTGGGCTGGTTGCCGTGGTGGAGGGCGACTGGCTGGTGCTAAAGCCATCCCACGCTATGTGA